A single genomic interval of Stieleria maiorica harbors:
- a CDS encoding DUF1552 domain-containing protein: MMQPTSRRTFLRGLGGAALSLPWMESLVSAGDSTGVPKRMAHLYVPIGVVRRGFFPGEANDVIPKGNLGNVMASLGKQDPYFSVNPLGELTPTMQPLDPYKNKINLITGMDRTFQQGTDVHAQCASCYLSSAQPYTIKGTAWPLDRTLDHLVADQVGQTTPFPTLEFSCNSHRDNKESIYFDNISWYGTGHLAPSIRDPRKMYHRLFSTQEIDRYRDVTDLVLEDARSLQRDLGYTDRVKFDEYFDSIRTIETQMDRLEGMKAELAKVDFEEPPEAYLPRGEYIRLMGDLMVVALQTGLTNVTTFMVGPERWDTPFLFESLFDSPRSHHQMSHNQTKMIDDLLKVDRFHMEQYAYLIDKMDRVEESDGTSLLDNTLFTYGSGLGDGSTHQYNDLPIIVAGGGESVQSGQHINMPEGTPLANLWLTQARLMGLDIKRFADSTGTVDPLLAER, encoded by the coding sequence ATGATGCAGCCTACTTCACGACGGACCTTTCTGCGCGGACTCGGCGGTGCGGCACTCTCGTTGCCTTGGATGGAGAGCTTGGTTTCGGCAGGCGATTCGACCGGCGTGCCCAAACGGATGGCCCATCTCTATGTGCCGATCGGTGTCGTCCGACGCGGCTTCTTTCCGGGTGAGGCCAACGATGTGATCCCCAAAGGGAACCTGGGGAACGTGATGGCATCACTCGGAAAACAGGATCCGTACTTCAGCGTCAATCCGCTGGGCGAATTGACGCCGACGATGCAGCCGCTGGATCCGTACAAGAACAAGATTAATTTGATCACCGGGATGGACCGGACGTTCCAGCAGGGCACCGACGTGCACGCCCAGTGCGCTTCGTGCTATTTGAGCAGTGCCCAGCCGTACACGATCAAAGGCACCGCGTGGCCGCTGGATCGGACGCTGGATCATCTGGTTGCCGATCAGGTCGGCCAAACGACACCTTTTCCGACGCTTGAGTTCAGCTGCAACAGCCACCGCGACAACAAAGAATCGATCTACTTTGACAACATTTCCTGGTACGGCACGGGACATTTGGCTCCGTCGATCCGCGACCCCCGCAAGATGTACCATCGGCTGTTTTCGACTCAGGAAATCGATCGTTACCGCGACGTGACCGACTTGGTCTTGGAAGACGCCCGATCGCTGCAACGCGACCTGGGGTACACCGATCGCGTCAAGTTTGACGAATACTTTGATTCGATTCGCACGATTGAAACACAGATGGATCGATTGGAGGGCATGAAGGCGGAACTGGCAAAAGTCGATTTCGAAGAACCGCCCGAAGCCTATTTGCCTCGCGGCGAGTACATCCGTTTGATGGGCGATCTGATGGTGGTCGCCCTGCAAACCGGGTTGACGAATGTCACCACGTTCATGGTCGGGCCGGAGCGTTGGGACACGCCGTTCCTGTTCGAAAGCCTGTTCGATTCACCGCGAAGCCATCACCAGATGTCGCATAACCAAACGAAGATGATTGACGATCTGTTGAAAGTCGATCGTTTTCACATGGAGCAATACGCGTACTTGATCGACAAGATGGATCGCGTGGAAGAGTCCGACGGGACATCGTTGTTGGACAACACCCTGTTCACATACGGGTCGGGGCTCGGCGATGGTTCGACGCACCAATACAACGACTTGCCGATCATCGTCGCCGGTGGCGGGGAAAGCGTTCAGTCCGGCCAGCACATCAACATGCCCGAAGGCACGCCGCTGGCCAATTTGTGGCTGACCCAGGCACGTTTGATGGGGTTGGACATAAAACGATTCGCCGACAGCACCGGCACCGTCGATCCGCTGCTGGCCGAACGGTAG
- a CDS encoding DUF1592 domain-containing protein, which yields MSSNHAFQKWSATVIATSIMLLGSLPQWCLANETDAFAEIIAPALKTHCIKCHGENGEREGDVDLLAVRGEGLRDNTELVRGLIDVLDLEAMPPEDEPPLDPQLRRRLITELKGILQTAIDQKKAFAHAPIRRMNRFQYNNAVIDLFDLNCTVFTLPERMMREHRGYFKPQTGQMDDAVWVGSRPLGKSQLIEPRLAGVAAFPQDLRAEHGFDNRGDHLSLSPLLMESFLSLGQSITDSPDFHPQNVGIWATFFAAPDDDTELETEVRRRLEPFLTRAFRRPVDDADLDRYVHFTLRQLAAGVEFSDAMKSIAAAAISSPKFLYRYDKSSESATAAPVDDLELASRLSFFLWGSIPDRELLDLAIAGQLKRPASLDAQITRMLHDEKLKRFCDSFPAQWLQLERIISSVPDPKKYPDFYFAKYRDSMHMMIEPLLLFETVLIENHPITQLIDSDFTYRSVLLEDAYGELRSEPSDVKKTGGGAVTVLPFYRVPVSDRRSGGVITNAAVMTMTSGPERTQPITRGAWIATVIFNNPPEPPPADVPPLGEKPAAGEEHLTLRERLSLHRERSDCKGCHEQIDPLGFALENFDPVGRWRAEYENGRSVDVSGTLFRKHAFNDVVEFKDAILAEKDRFARGLAGHLLAFALARELTAADQIALDQIASTAAADGYKIQTLIREVILSDPFQSKTNPKAQ from the coding sequence GTGAGCTCGAACCACGCATTCCAGAAATGGTCGGCAACCGTGATTGCCACCTCGATCATGCTGCTAGGCAGTCTCCCACAATGGTGCCTGGCGAATGAAACCGATGCGTTTGCCGAAATCATCGCGCCTGCTTTGAAGACTCATTGCATCAAATGTCATGGTGAAAACGGCGAACGGGAAGGCGACGTCGATTTGTTGGCGGTACGGGGCGAAGGGCTGAGGGACAACACGGAATTGGTACGCGGGCTGATCGATGTCCTGGACCTGGAAGCGATGCCGCCCGAAGACGAACCGCCACTGGATCCGCAGTTGCGCCGTCGATTGATCACGGAACTGAAAGGGATCCTGCAAACGGCCATCGACCAGAAAAAGGCGTTCGCGCACGCTCCGATTCGCCGCATGAATCGCTTTCAATACAACAATGCCGTCATCGATCTGTTCGATTTGAATTGCACCGTGTTCACCTTGCCCGAACGGATGATGCGAGAGCACCGGGGGTACTTCAAACCGCAAACCGGTCAGATGGACGACGCGGTTTGGGTGGGAAGCCGGCCGCTAGGCAAATCACAATTGATCGAACCACGGTTGGCCGGGGTTGCAGCGTTTCCACAGGACTTGCGAGCCGAACACGGATTCGACAATCGGGGCGATCACCTGTCATTGTCGCCACTGTTGATGGAATCATTCTTGTCGCTGGGGCAATCGATCACCGACAGCCCGGACTTTCACCCGCAGAACGTCGGGATCTGGGCGACATTCTTTGCCGCACCGGATGACGACACGGAGCTGGAGACAGAAGTCAGGCGTCGTCTGGAGCCCTTTTTGACGCGGGCGTTTCGACGTCCGGTCGACGATGCCGATCTGGATCGCTACGTCCATTTCACCTTGCGTCAACTCGCCGCTGGAGTCGAGTTTTCCGATGCCATGAAATCGATCGCCGCCGCTGCGATTTCGTCGCCCAAGTTCCTGTATCGCTATGACAAGTCAAGCGAGTCGGCGACGGCGGCACCCGTGGATGACTTGGAACTCGCGTCGCGATTGTCGTTTTTCCTGTGGGGCAGCATCCCCGATCGCGAGTTGCTTGATCTGGCCATCGCGGGGCAGTTGAAACGTCCGGCCAGCTTGGACGCCCAGATCACTCGGATGCTCCATGACGAAAAGCTGAAACGGTTTTGCGACTCGTTTCCGGCGCAGTGGCTTCAATTGGAACGGATCATCTCCTCGGTCCCCGATCCGAAGAAGTATCCCGATTTCTACTTCGCCAAGTACCGCGACAGCATGCATATGATGATCGAACCGCTGCTGTTGTTCGAAACGGTGTTGATCGAAAACCATCCCATTACACAGCTGATCGATTCAGATTTCACCTACCGTTCGGTGTTGTTGGAAGACGCTTACGGGGAGCTTCGCAGCGAGCCGTCGGATGTCAAAAAGACCGGTGGCGGCGCGGTGACGGTGTTGCCGTTTTATCGCGTCCCCGTGTCGGATCGACGAAGCGGCGGCGTGATCACCAACGCGGCGGTGATGACGATGACGTCCGGCCCCGAGAGGACGCAGCCGATCACACGCGGCGCCTGGATCGCGACGGTGATTTTCAACAACCCGCCCGAACCGCCGCCGGCCGACGTGCCGCCGCTGGGTGAAAAACCGGCCGCCGGCGAAGAGCATTTGACGCTTCGCGAGCGGCTTTCGCTGCACCGCGAGCGGAGCGATTGCAAGGGCTGTCACGAGCAGATCGACCCGCTGGGGTTTGCGCTGGAAAACTTCGACCCGGTCGGGCGGTGGCGTGCAGAATATGAGAACGGACGATCGGTCGATGTCTCGGGCACGCTGTTTCGCAAGCACGCGTTCAACGATGTCGTCGAATTCAAGGACGCGATCCTGGCCGAGAAAGACCGTTTTGCCCGCGGGCTGGCCGGACACCTGCTGGCCTTCGCGCTCGCCCGTGAACTGACCGCCGCCGACCAGATCGCCCTCGACCAGATCGCTTCGACCGCCGCGGCCGACGGCTACAAGATCCAGACCCTGATCCGCGAAGTGATCCTGAGTGATCCCTTTCAAAGCAAGACAAACCCCAAAGCCCAATGA
- a CDS encoding hybrid sensor histidine kinase/response regulator has product MQLSLQTKLTIFVALVVFFTATLANLTNYQFAKDGVTEQIHARLETAAHDRQQRVLAYVNQQQERVLLVASRTRLRGYLYERIHREIDEGKFRHGVERILRDAMASTDEFLAISITDPQGRVITSTDPGELGKDFSDQPDYRQGRSEAHLGTPFRDDAGNFVARLTAPAETNDEEFLGVVMVRLDVDRLAKILHDTTGLGDSGEVLIAARRGEQFHYLFPSTKRNEDSLAITDAEVMSRAIDGDRDQDISRYAGTDILCAWRPIAFQAPEFDRWGMVVKMDCEEAFAPITKLRNMQWLLEAALILLSILGAFALAKRFTAPISQLAETADLIAGGDRYARVAVRSDDELGQLGNSFNHMTDELVRAQVTLEDRVDQRTRELAQSNCHLQTAREEAEQANRAKSEFLANMSHEIRTPMNGIIGMSELLEGTQLTPEQREYLGMVRGSADSLLRLLNDILDFSKIEAGKLELESIPFDLRDVVERTVRSLGHRAAEKGLELACRVDPEAPQVVVGDPGRLRQIVVNLVGNAMKFTETGEIVVAVDLDHHAGQNAQLHFSVRDTGIGIPEDKQGTIFESFSQADASTTRQYGGTGLGLTISGQLVSMMDGRIWVESELGQGTTFHFSIPLEIGQPLETSPPAALADLAGLPVLVVDDNQTNRRIFHEMLQSWGLAPTTVADGPSALKELQRAAEDATPYQLVLLDCVMPDMNGYDVATTMMEHDQLRDTKIIIISSATSEDKQRCRDLGVARYVTKPVVQSEFLETILNVMVSSDGIDRDDQDSPVEKADVPLRVLMVEDGYVNQRVATGLLERMGHQVHIANDGSQGVDAWRNGNFDVILMDWQMPVMDGKEATELIRGEEATTGNHIPIIAMTAAAMKGDRERCLEAGMDDYISKPVDPEELAMVLNRNVNVDQPADRPPATPSSEADAPRVTEDQSVDEPQPSRDGEERYQVIDVQHARDRMRGCNDAFLTEIAKVLREEAAQRVSEIETALAAGDAKVVARGAHTLKGAAGNFGAKPVVRIAEQIEALGKDDNLAPVPELLESLKQQVAQLDTELAAFVDRNAS; this is encoded by the coding sequence ATGCAACTCAGTCTTCAAACCAAACTGACGATTTTCGTTGCGCTGGTCGTGTTTTTCACCGCGACATTGGCGAATCTGACGAATTATCAATTCGCCAAAGACGGAGTGACCGAGCAGATCCACGCGCGACTGGAGACCGCCGCGCACGATCGCCAGCAGCGTGTCTTGGCGTACGTCAATCAGCAGCAAGAACGCGTGTTGCTGGTTGCCAGTCGGACCCGTCTGCGAGGCTATCTGTACGAGCGAATCCATCGTGAAATCGATGAGGGAAAATTCCGGCACGGCGTCGAGCGAATCCTCCGCGACGCGATGGCGAGCACCGATGAGTTTCTTGCCATCTCGATCACCGACCCCCAGGGGCGCGTGATCACGTCCACCGATCCGGGCGAGCTGGGCAAAGACTTCTCCGATCAACCCGACTACCGGCAAGGACGCTCTGAAGCCCATCTGGGAACCCCATTTCGCGACGATGCGGGCAATTTTGTGGCTCGGTTGACGGCCCCGGCGGAAACCAACGATGAAGAGTTTTTGGGGGTCGTGATGGTGCGATTGGACGTCGATCGCTTGGCCAAAATCCTCCATGACACGACCGGTCTGGGAGATTCCGGTGAAGTGCTGATCGCGGCCAGACGAGGCGAGCAGTTCCATTACCTTTTCCCTTCGACGAAACGTAACGAAGATTCGTTGGCAATCACCGACGCCGAAGTGATGAGCCGAGCGATCGATGGCGATCGCGACCAGGACATCAGCCGCTACGCCGGGACAGATATCTTGTGCGCCTGGCGTCCGATCGCCTTTCAAGCCCCCGAGTTTGATCGTTGGGGCATGGTCGTGAAAATGGATTGCGAGGAAGCGTTCGCGCCGATCACCAAGCTTCGCAACATGCAATGGTTGCTCGAAGCGGCTTTGATCCTGTTGAGCATCTTGGGCGCCTTTGCGTTGGCAAAGCGGTTCACCGCTCCGATCTCACAGCTCGCCGAAACCGCCGACCTGATTGCCGGGGGAGACCGTTATGCTCGCGTCGCCGTCCGGTCTGACGATGAACTCGGGCAACTGGGGAATTCCTTCAATCACATGACGGACGAACTCGTGCGCGCGCAGGTCACGCTAGAAGACCGGGTCGACCAGCGCACCCGAGAACTCGCCCAGTCCAATTGCCATCTACAAACAGCGCGCGAAGAGGCAGAGCAGGCGAATCGTGCGAAAAGCGAATTCCTGGCCAACATGAGCCATGAGATTCGCACGCCCATGAATGGCATCATCGGCATGTCCGAATTGCTCGAGGGCACCCAGCTGACGCCCGAACAACGCGAGTACCTGGGGATGGTGCGTGGTTCGGCCGACTCGCTATTGCGGCTGCTCAACGACATCCTGGACTTTTCCAAGATCGAAGCCGGAAAGCTTGAGTTGGAATCGATCCCCTTCGACCTCCGCGACGTCGTCGAGCGGACGGTTCGATCACTCGGCCATCGCGCCGCCGAGAAAGGTCTCGAATTAGCCTGCCGCGTCGATCCGGAAGCCCCACAGGTGGTTGTCGGCGATCCCGGGCGACTCCGTCAAATCGTCGTGAACCTGGTCGGCAACGCGATGAAATTTACCGAAACCGGCGAGATCGTTGTCGCAGTCGACTTGGACCACCATGCCGGACAGAACGCCCAACTCCATTTTTCGGTTCGCGACACCGGAATCGGCATCCCGGAGGACAAACAGGGAACCATTTTCGAATCGTTCTCACAGGCCGACGCGTCGACCACGCGGCAGTACGGTGGCACGGGACTGGGGCTGACGATCTCCGGTCAATTGGTCTCGATGATGGACGGCCGGATTTGGGTGGAAAGCGAGCTTGGCCAAGGGACGACGTTCCATTTCAGCATCCCCTTGGAGATCGGCCAGCCGCTCGAAACGTCTCCACCGGCCGCACTCGCCGACTTGGCCGGTTTGCCCGTGCTGGTCGTCGATGACAACCAAACGAACCGCCGGATCTTTCACGAAATGTTGCAATCCTGGGGGCTGGCACCGACGACTGTCGCCGACGGGCCGAGCGCTCTGAAAGAACTGCAGCGAGCGGCCGAGGACGCGACGCCGTACCAACTGGTTCTGTTGGACTGCGTGATGCCGGACATGAACGGCTATGACGTGGCAACCACGATGATGGAGCATGACCAGCTGCGTGATACCAAAATCATCATCATCTCCTCGGCCACGAGTGAGGACAAACAGCGGTGTCGCGACTTGGGCGTCGCCCGCTACGTGACCAAACCGGTTGTGCAATCGGAATTCCTGGAAACGATTCTCAACGTCATGGTGTCATCGGATGGCATCGACCGCGATGATCAAGACAGCCCCGTTGAAAAAGCCGATGTACCGCTGCGCGTGTTGATGGTCGAAGACGGCTATGTCAATCAACGTGTCGCCACCGGCCTGCTCGAGCGGATGGGCCACCAGGTTCACATCGCCAACGATGGAAGCCAAGGCGTCGACGCATGGAGAAACGGTAACTTTGACGTCATCCTGATGGACTGGCAGATGCCCGTGATGGACGGAAAAGAAGCGACCGAGTTGATTCGCGGCGAAGAAGCGACCACAGGAAACCACATCCCCATCATCGCGATGACGGCTGCGGCGATGAAAGGTGATCGGGAACGATGCCTGGAAGCCGGCATGGATGATTACATCAGCAAGCCCGTTGACCCCGAGGAATTGGCAATGGTCCTGAACCGAAACGTAAACGTTGATCAACCAGCCGACCGCCCGCCCGCCACGCCTTCCTCCGAGGCGGACGCACCTAGGGTGACCGAGGATCAGTCTGTCGATGAACCCCAACCGTCCCGAGACGGAGAAGAACGCTACCAGGTCATCGATGTTCAGCACGCCCGCGACCGGATGCGGGGCTGTAATGACGCCTTTTTGACGGAGATCGCGAAAGTCCTGCGCGAAGAAGCGGCCCAACGCGTCTCGGAAATTGAAACGGCACTCGCCGCAGGAGACGCCAAGGTCGTCGCCCGCGGCGCTCACACCCTGAAAGGTGCCGCGGGGAATTTTGGCGCCAAGCCCGTCGTCCGGATCGCCGAACAAATCGAAGCCCTCGGAAAAGACGACAATCTGGCCCCCGTCCCCGAACTCCTCGAATCACTCAAACAACAAGTCGCCCAACTCGACACCGAACTCGCTGCCTTTGTGGATCGCAATGCATCGTGA
- a CDS encoding sulfatase family protein, which yields MDSPNPNLRSAALLVFLLLASVANAADKPNILIVFTDDQGYGDLGCYGSETNKTPRLDQLAAEGTRFTSFYSQTVCGPSRSALLTGRYPLRSKGWGMPASEITFAELIRPAGYQTACIGKWDVSNRKAILDRMPLAQGFDYYFGTLGANDGGNVRFHENNEPAGATDDMGSLTTLYTDKAIDFLKEKRDPEKPFVLYLAHTMMHTIIDASDRFRGQSDGGLYGDVVEEFDYETGRLLDVLDELGLSENTLVIYTSDNGPWNQPKYTDRKKGHPKGSIFWGASGPLRNGKGSPYEGGYRLPCIVRWPGKVPAGRVSDAMFATIDFMPTFANLAGFEVPTDRRIDGIDQTDLLLGKRDTGREHFYFNNAGVRLGNLKYLKPDAYFHGYAIEDDRPKIEELYDLESDLGEQTNLAAKEPEKVAKLRALMKSIEGSDPPETSPIQIK from the coding sequence ATGGACTCACCCAACCCTAATCTGCGATCCGCCGCGTTACTCGTCTTCCTACTGCTCGCCTCGGTCGCCAACGCGGCCGACAAACCCAACATCCTGATCGTGTTTACAGACGATCAAGGCTACGGCGACCTGGGCTGTTACGGAAGCGAAACCAACAAGACGCCGCGTTTGGACCAGTTGGCGGCCGAGGGGACTCGGTTCACTTCGTTCTACTCCCAGACCGTTTGCGGGCCGTCGCGATCGGCGCTATTGACCGGACGCTACCCGCTTCGCAGCAAGGGTTGGGGCATGCCGGCTTCGGAAATCACCTTTGCCGAATTGATTCGCCCGGCGGGATACCAGACGGCTTGCATCGGCAAGTGGGATGTGTCCAATCGAAAGGCGATCCTGGATCGGATGCCGCTTGCCCAGGGATTCGATTATTACTTCGGGACCTTGGGGGCGAACGACGGCGGCAACGTTCGATTTCATGAGAACAACGAACCGGCCGGGGCGACCGACGACATGGGCAGCCTGACCACGCTGTACACGGACAAGGCGATCGACTTTCTGAAAGAGAAACGCGATCCGGAAAAGCCGTTTGTGCTGTATCTGGCCCACACGATGATGCACACGATCATCGACGCGTCGGATCGATTTCGCGGCCAATCGGATGGCGGACTTTATGGCGACGTTGTCGAAGAATTCGATTACGAAACGGGACGGCTGCTTGACGTCCTTGATGAATTGGGACTGAGCGAAAACACATTGGTGATCTACACCAGTGACAACGGGCCTTGGAATCAACCCAAATACACCGACAGGAAAAAGGGGCATCCGAAAGGATCGATTTTCTGGGGTGCCTCCGGTCCGCTTCGCAACGGCAAGGGATCTCCGTACGAGGGCGGGTATCGGCTGCCCTGCATCGTGCGATGGCCCGGCAAGGTGCCGGCCGGACGGGTTTCGGACGCGATGTTTGCGACCATCGACTTCATGCCGACTTTTGCGAATCTGGCCGGATTTGAAGTCCCGACCGACCGCCGGATCGACGGCATCGATCAAACCGACCTGTTGCTCGGAAAACGCGACACCGGTCGGGAGCATTTCTACTTCAACAACGCCGGCGTGCGTCTGGGCAATTTGAAATACCTCAAACCCGACGCCTACTTTCACGGCTACGCGATTGAAGACGATCGGCCGAAGATTGAAGAACTCTATGACCTGGAGTCTGATCTCGGCGAGCAAACCAACCTGGCCGCCAAGGAACCCGAGAAGGTCGCGAAGCTAAGGGCGCTGATGAAGTCAATCGAAGGGAGTGACCCGCCGGAAACGTCACCGATTCAGATCAAGTAG
- a CDS encoding outer membrane protein assembly factor BamB family protein, with translation MMLRFAFPAIFAAMTLCSVQTVFGGQADEDLRRMQIDKGIVVVVGLPGGQADYLIDLCRSSDLTIYCQTNDADLADAARRAADAAGYLGSRLFVDLGSPRSIQLGNNIADRVLVYGTDAPSSEEVLRTLRPRGIAFLGDQTITKPVPEGVDDWSHPYHGPDNNPQSDDQLVRGSLRTQFIGYPKFSPMPEQTVVAGGRIYKAMGHIAHKANQNEMLNTLLCINAYNGTILWRRPLSPGFMLHRNTMVATDDALYLGDHEACKIIDGQTGETIDEIKVDSEISDGPVWKWMAMRHGILFALVGNPEAKLETQRAIRRGLGHWPWGMWDGHDYNDPRTSFGFGRTVVAIDLKTKERLWHYRDDEFLDARAVCMNDSQIFCYCPGKFLASIDRYTGKLNWKNTDKDLLDAIGDNQKAQHYITGYATSCYMKCSEDYLFFAGPQRARMVVASAHDGKLAWTHETGNLQLVLRDDGVWAAGPQKSESGMKFDYKTGEVLATFPARRACTRATGCADSIFYRASGGTVRVLTESNTAQHIDPMRPPCQDGVIVAGGHLYWGPWMCGCQLSLYGNIALRPGDDAANEVDDSVEPKLVRGDTNAAVAPLDIDPDDWSTYRGNNARTDVSNVTIPEQVRPGWATQVCRNALPTAPVTADGMVFIADRTGVVQAFDGDGDRVWKAYTAGPIYYPPAVANDRVYVGSADGRVYAFAAGDGRFLWSYRVGPKSDRILVYDHLISAWPVAGGVVVDGDTVYAAAGITHYDGTHVVALDATTGALKVSNTTSGTLQQEVNNGISLQGNLTIVDGELRFLAGGVYETARYDLKTLECLNTPKAQVNSQFRTAFYPYYPDYGKYVSLDYQCGDGCQLSHDASYEGSQFVNLARQPPLAPGTPKPYKEAARWIRRGGQAPEAIWQDKGNRRFNSFAVTDDTLLATGHPDGNEADAFLVSINTSDGSDRWIHPLPALAVKGGTSIDHMGRIYVALENGQLLCFDPVDPAAN, from the coding sequence ATGATGCTCCGATTCGCGTTTCCGGCCATCTTCGCCGCGATGACACTTTGCAGCGTCCAGACGGTCTTCGGCGGCCAGGCCGACGAGGATCTGCGGCGAATGCAGATCGACAAAGGGATCGTCGTCGTTGTCGGTCTGCCCGGCGGCCAAGCCGACTATTTGATCGACCTCTGCCGATCAAGTGATCTGACGATCTATTGCCAAACCAACGATGCGGATCTTGCCGACGCTGCGCGGCGAGCGGCCGATGCGGCCGGGTATTTGGGATCGCGTCTGTTCGTCGATCTCGGATCACCACGCTCGATCCAACTGGGCAACAACATCGCCGACCGCGTCCTGGTCTACGGAACCGATGCCCCGTCGAGCGAAGAAGTTTTGCGGACGCTCCGCCCCAGGGGGATTGCGTTTCTTGGCGATCAAACCATCACCAAACCCGTCCCCGAAGGCGTCGACGACTGGTCGCATCCCTATCACGGACCCGACAACAACCCACAATCCGACGACCAACTGGTGCGGGGCAGTTTGCGAACGCAATTCATCGGTTATCCGAAATTCAGCCCGATGCCCGAACAAACCGTGGTCGCCGGCGGACGGATCTACAAGGCGATGGGGCACATCGCCCACAAAGCCAACCAGAACGAGATGCTTAACACGCTGTTGTGCATCAACGCCTACAACGGAACCATCCTGTGGCGACGTCCGCTCTCGCCCGGGTTCATGTTGCACCGCAACACGATGGTCGCAACCGACGACGCGCTTTACTTGGGCGACCACGAAGCGTGCAAGATCATTGACGGGCAAACCGGCGAAACGATTGACGAGATCAAGGTCGATTCCGAAATCAGCGACGGTCCGGTCTGGAAGTGGATGGCGATGCGTCATGGCATTCTGTTCGCCCTGGTCGGCAACCCGGAAGCCAAGCTGGAAACGCAACGGGCCATTCGACGCGGGCTGGGCCATTGGCCCTGGGGCATGTGGGACGGCCACGATTACAACGATCCCCGCACTTCGTTCGGATTCGGTCGCACCGTCGTGGCCATCGATCTCAAGACGAAAGAACGACTTTGGCACTATCGCGATGACGAGTTCCTTGATGCGCGCGCCGTGTGCATGAACGACAGCCAAATCTTTTGTTATTGCCCCGGTAAATTTCTGGCCTCTATCGATCGGTACACCGGAAAGCTGAACTGGAAGAACACCGACAAGGATCTGTTGGATGCGATCGGGGACAACCAGAAAGCCCAGCACTACATCACCGGCTACGCGACGTCGTGTTACATGAAGTGCAGCGAAGACTACTTGTTTTTTGCCGGCCCCCAGCGAGCCCGAATGGTCGTCGCCTCCGCCCACGACGGCAAGCTCGCATGGACACACGAGACGGGGAATCTGCAATTGGTCCTGCGTGACGACGGCGTGTGGGCGGCCGGTCCACAGAAATCCGAAAGCGGGATGAAGTTTGATTACAAGACCGGCGAAGTGCTGGCGACGTTTCCTGCCCGCCGCGCCTGCACGCGTGCGACCGGCTGTGCCGACAGCATCTTCTATCGTGCCAGCGGGGGCACCGTTCGTGTGTTGACCGAATCCAACACGGCCCAGCACATCGATCCGATGCGTCCGCCCTGCCAAGACGGGGTGATCGTCGCCGGCGGGCACCTTTACTGGGGCCCGTGGATGTGCGGCTGCCAGTTGTCGCTGTACGGCAACATCGCACTTCGCCCCGGAGACGATGCCGCAAACGAAGTGGACGATTCGGTCGAACCCAAATTGGTCCGCGGCGACACGAATGCGGCAGTCGCGCCGCTGGACATTGATCCCGATGACTGGTCCACCTACCGCGGAAACAACGCCCGCACCGACGTTTCCAACGTCACGATCCCTGAACAGGTCCGCCCCGGGTGGGCCACCCAGGTTTGTCGCAACGCGTTGCCGACCGCGCCGGTCACCGCCGACGGCATGGTGTTTATCGCCGATCGGACCGGTGTTGTGCAAGCATTCGATGGGGACGGGGACCGCGTTTGGAAGGCCTACACGGCGGGTCCCATCTACTACCCGCCGGCGGTTGCCAACGATCGCGTCTATGTCGGTTCGGCCGACGGCCGCGTCTATGCCTTCGCCGCCGGAGATGGACGTTTTCTTTGGTCCTACCGAGTCGGCCCGAAAAGCGACCGGATTTTGGTCTATGACCACCTGATTTCGGCATGGCCCGTTGCGGGCGGAGTGGTCGTCGACGGCGACACGGTCTATGCCGCCGCCGGGATCACGCACTACGACGGCACCCACGTCGTCGCACTCGATGCGACAACCGGCGCCTTGAAAGTTTCCAACACGACTTCGGGAACCTTGCAGCAAGAAGTCAACAACGGAATCAGTCTGCAAGGCAACTTGACGATCGTCGACGGTGAACTCCGCTTCCTGGCCGGCGGCGTTTATGAAACCGCCCGCTATGACTTGAAAACGCTGGAGTGTCTCAATACACCCAAAGCACAGGTGAACTCACAGTTCCGCACCGCGTTCTACCCGTATTATCCGGACTATGGAAAGTACGTTTCGCTGGACTATCAATGCGGCGACGGATGTCAACTCAGCCACGACGCCAGTTATGAAGGCAGCCAATTCGTCAATCTGGCCCGGCAACCACCGTTGGCGCCAGGAACTCCCAAACCGTACAAGGAAGCGGCGCGTTGGATCCGCCGCGGGGGGCAGGCCCCGGAGGCGATTTGGCAAGACAAAGGCAACCGACGTTTCAACAGTTTCGCCGTGACCGACGACACGTTGCTGGCCACCGGGCATCCCGATGGGAATGAAGCGGACGCGTTCCTCGTTTCCATCAACACCAGCGACGGAAGCGATCGATGGATCCATCCCTTGCCCGCCCTCGCCGTCAAAGGCGGCACCTCGATCGACCACATGGGGCGGATTTATGTCGCGTTGGAAAACGGCCAGTTGCTCTGCTTCGATCCCGTGGACCCTGCGGCAAACTAA